A genomic region of Christiangramia sp. OXR-203 contains the following coding sequences:
- a CDS encoding ATP-binding protein, translating to MKKHTSKITAKSIEQSGLSEGYKAIAEYIWNGFDEGASYVNINYEGNEVGYLQELSIEDNGTGIDFSDLENTFGKFQDSQKAKTFAKTGFVKGKKGKGRFAFTTFAHTATWDTVFEKEGKHLQYQIKINKSNSQDYETSDDRKIVSIKCGTRVVIKNIFDLYGDQLDNDAFYEFLASEFGWFLLLNKDKDYHINLNGERLDYSIVIDDKDITDTTIIDDNFKISFVRWSKKIGDKYYFYFLDKERVERYRLHTSFNNGAIDFHHSVFVESKYFDDFKPTKEDSSTFDKNQQDGTFKALVQHLKEVVAKKEKDFIRHNKAEKLIERYRQKKIFPSFKNNAYDQVREKDLENVVKELYCAEPSIFKNLKTTQSKTLVGFLNLLLDSEERDKILTIIDGIVNLSDEERNELAKVLQKTKFTYILNLIRLLESRHTAVETLRILIYDLNKFTNERDHIQKVIENNYWLFGEKYHLVSADQNFEATLSNYLKFLEENDNKKPKIGDLNQDEKLRRPDLLICRKSDKPDHRTEDGLIEENIVVELKRPSVEIGKVQYRQIEDYMNFIISEDQFNSQLREWKFIIVGTTVDDYITGLYKSQEVKGKRFLVHAIDRCEIYAMTWDDLFKQYRNRHKNLVDQLEFKNSIKEELKAKDINFDKELSNKLTKKIA from the coding sequence ATGAAAAAACATACCTCAAAAATAACAGCAAAAAGTATTGAACAAAGTGGTCTTTCAGAAGGGTATAAAGCAATCGCAGAGTATATATGGAATGGGTTTGATGAGGGTGCTTCTTATGTTAATATTAATTACGAAGGCAATGAAGTAGGTTATCTACAAGAACTCTCAATAGAGGATAATGGAACGGGCATAGACTTCTCTGATTTAGAAAACACCTTTGGAAAATTTCAAGATTCCCAAAAAGCCAAGACCTTTGCAAAAACAGGTTTTGTAAAAGGTAAAAAAGGTAAGGGACGCTTCGCTTTCACAACATTCGCACATACTGCAACCTGGGATACAGTTTTTGAAAAAGAGGGCAAACATTTGCAGTATCAAATTAAAATCAATAAATCAAATAGTCAAGATTACGAAACTTCAGATGACCGCAAAATAGTATCGATCAAATGTGGTACAAGAGTAGTTATTAAGAACATATTTGACTTATATGGTGATCAATTAGATAATGATGCATTTTATGAGTTTTTGGCTAGCGAGTTTGGATGGTTTCTTCTACTAAATAAAGATAAGGATTACCATATCAACTTAAATGGGGAACGTTTGGACTATTCGATAGTTATTGATGACAAAGATATCACCGACACTACAATCATTGATGATAATTTCAAGATTAGCTTTGTAAGATGGTCTAAAAAAATTGGTGACAAATACTATTTCTATTTCTTGGACAAGGAAAGGGTAGAAAGATATCGATTGCATACTTCTTTTAACAACGGTGCAATAGATTTCCATCATTCTGTTTTCGTAGAATCAAAGTACTTTGACGATTTCAAGCCAACAAAGGAGGACAGTTCAACATTTGATAAGAATCAACAAGACGGTACCTTTAAAGCATTGGTTCAACATCTAAAAGAAGTTGTAGCTAAAAAGGAAAAGGATTTTATTAGACATAATAAGGCCGAAAAATTAATTGAGAGATATCGTCAAAAGAAAATATTTCCATCTTTTAAAAATAATGCATACGACCAAGTAAGAGAAAAGGATTTGGAGAATGTAGTTAAAGAATTATATTGTGCAGAGCCATCGATTTTTAAAAATTTGAAAACCACCCAAAGTAAGACACTTGTTGGGTTTTTAAATCTGCTTTTGGACAGTGAAGAACGAGATAAAATTTTAACTATTATTGATGGTATAGTAAACCTTTCAGATGAGGAGCGCAACGAGCTCGCGAAAGTCTTACAAAAAACAAAGTTTACATATATCTTAAATTTAATTCGTTTACTGGAAAGTCGACATACGGCTGTTGAAACGCTCAGGATTCTTATTTACGATCTAAATAAATTCACGAATGAAAGAGACCATATCCAAAAAGTAATTGAAAATAATTATTGGCTATTTGGTGAAAAGTATCATTTAGTTTCAGCAGACCAGAATTTTGAAGCAACCCTTAGCAACTATCTAAAATTCTTAGAAGAGAACGACAACAAAAAACCAAAAATAGGTGACTTAAACCAAGACGAAAAATTAAGACGTCCCGACTTACTTATATGTCGTAAGTCAGATAAGCCTGATCATCGCACGGAAGATGGGCTTATAGAAGAAAATATTGTTGTTGAATTAAAGAGACCGAGTGTAGAAATTGGTAAAGTACAATATCGCCAAATAGAGGATTATATGAATTTCATAATTTCTGAAGACCAATTTAATAGCCAGCTAAGAGAATGGAAATTTATCATCGTAGGAACAACCGTTGATGATTACATAACTGGTCTATACAAAAGCCAAGAAGTCAAAGGCAAAAGATTTTTAGTACACGCTATTGATAGATGTGAGATTTATGCAATGACTTGGGATGATTTATTTAAACAGTATCGCAACAGGCATAAGAACCTCGTTGACCAATTAGAGTTTAAAAATTCCATTAAAGAGGAACTGAAAGCAAAAGACATAAATTTTGACAAGGAACTTTCAAATAAATTGACTAAAAAAATAGCTTGA
- a CDS encoding BfmA/BtgA family mobilization protein — protein sequence MDEGYENETFEKLGIKTSVAKRFRKFCKKMSKSQSMTLLLMIDFFEENAISPAESMGPRMETLEKRISLLIKKRMNGMIAIMKDIEKSQTKPTAAMLYALFEHVEPPKKKSLILEKTKFEEKEEVKFKEKIEND from the coding sequence ATGGACGAGGGATATGAAAATGAAACATTTGAGAAGCTGGGAATTAAAACTTCTGTAGCCAAAAGATTTAGAAAGTTTTGTAAAAAAATGAGTAAATCACAATCGATGACTTTACTCTTGATGATCGACTTTTTTGAGGAAAATGCAATCTCCCCGGCAGAGTCCATGGGACCACGAATGGAAACCCTGGAGAAAAGAATATCACTACTTATCAAAAAACGTATGAATGGAATGATCGCCATCATGAAGGATATTGAAAAATCTCAAACTAAACCAACAGCCGCAATGTTATATGCTCTTTTTGAGCATGTTGAACCACCTAAAAAGAAATCACTGATTTTAGAGAAAACAAAGTTTGAAGAAAAGGAAGAAGTGAAATTTAAAGAAAAAATTGAAAATGATTAA
- a CDS encoding site-specific integrase, whose amino-acid sequence MSVQLSILFYVKKSKANLQGLTNIYLRITLEGKRAECSINRKVHIDLWNSRSQKALGNLPENQEINREIELIKNKIYTIEQKFQRDGIAYSAIQLREAYLGKDKTKKMLLEIFQEHNDEVDSLIGKDFAAGTAERYRTCKKHVAGFIKKKYKKNDIPVQDVDHKFITGFEYYLKTTRKCAHNSAIKYITNFKKIIRIAHANNWIDKDPFLHWKGKLKIVEREFLTEEEIQKIITLELKMERLDQVRDIFIFCCFTGLAYADVKKLNRGDISVGADGEEWVKTKRSKTDTRSNIPILPIAKVIIEKYKDNELLKEKDLVLPVLSNQKMNAYIKEIATLAGITKNLTFHLARHTFATTVTLTNGVPIESVSKMLGHTNLKTTQHYAKILDMKVSKDMAILRSKFK is encoded by the coding sequence GTGTCAGTTCAACTCTCAATATTATTTTATGTCAAAAAAAGTAAGGCCAATCTTCAGGGTCTTACTAATATTTATCTCCGCATAACCTTAGAGGGTAAGCGGGCTGAGTGCAGTATTAATCGAAAAGTACATATTGATTTATGGAATAGTAGATCACAAAAAGCATTGGGTAACTTACCAGAGAATCAGGAAATAAATAGGGAAATTGAATTGATTAAAAACAAAATCTACACCATAGAACAAAAATTTCAAAGAGATGGAATAGCCTACTCCGCTATTCAACTTCGCGAGGCATATTTAGGTAAGGACAAAACAAAAAAGATGCTTTTAGAAATCTTCCAGGAGCATAACGACGAAGTTGATAGTCTTATTGGGAAAGACTTTGCCGCAGGAACCGCTGAGCGCTATCGCACTTGCAAAAAACACGTAGCAGGCTTTATAAAGAAGAAATATAAGAAAAATGATATTCCTGTACAGGATGTAGATCATAAGTTCATCACAGGCTTTGAATACTATCTTAAAACGACTCGCAAGTGCGCGCACAACTCTGCCATAAAGTATATTACTAATTTTAAAAAGATCATCCGTATTGCTCATGCTAATAATTGGATTGATAAAGATCCATTTCTGCACTGGAAAGGAAAATTGAAAATCGTTGAGCGAGAGTTTTTGACCGAAGAAGAAATCCAAAAAATTATAACTCTCGAATTGAAAATGGAACGTCTTGATCAAGTGCGCGATATTTTTATTTTTTGCTGTTTTACGGGTCTGGCGTATGCTGATGTCAAAAAACTGAATAGAGGTGATATTAGCGTTGGTGCAGACGGTGAGGAATGGGTTAAAACAAAACGATCTAAAACAGATACTAGAAGTAATATTCCAATTTTACCAATTGCTAAGGTTATTATCGAGAAGTATAAAGACAACGAGCTGTTGAAAGAAAAAGATTTGGTCTTACCTGTATTAAGTAATCAAAAAATGAATGCCTACATTAAAGAGATTGCAACATTGGCAGGCATCACAAAGAATCTCACGTTTCATTTAGCACGACATACTTTCGCAACAACAGTAACTTTAACCAACGGGGTGCCAATTGAATCAGTAAGTAAAATGCTTGGTCATACTAACCTTAAAACTACGCAGCATTATGCCAAAATCTTAGATATGAAAGTGAGCAAGGATATGGCCATATTAAGATCAAAATTTAAGTAA
- a CDS encoding SGNH/GDSL hydrolase family protein: MEHDWASLNRYREENKEVLQNSKWPEVVFMGDSITEGWTNLDPQFFIRNNYLGRGIGGQTTPQMLIRFTADVLDLNPKAVVILAGTNDIAENTGISSIKMITDNIKAMAYLAEKKNIKVILSSVLPVYDYPWRPGLKPVSKIEELNAWLQNFTQENGYVYLDYFDSLHDKNKALPKKFSEDGVHPNSIAYRIMAPLAIEAIKKAIREN, from the coding sequence ATGGAGCATGACTGGGCATCCTTAAATAGGTATCGAGAAGAGAACAAAGAGGTTTTACAAAACTCAAAATGGCCGGAGGTGGTTTTTATGGGCGACTCTATTACAGAAGGATGGACGAATCTTGATCCACAATTTTTCATCCGCAACAATTACCTTGGTAGAGGTATTGGCGGTCAAACCACTCCACAAATGCTTATAAGATTCACGGCAGATGTACTGGATCTAAATCCGAAGGCTGTAGTAATTTTGGCTGGAACTAATGATATCGCCGAAAACACAGGTATTTCTTCCATCAAAATGATTACTGATAATATTAAAGCCATGGCATACCTGGCAGAAAAGAAAAATATTAAAGTGATACTAAGTTCGGTGCTTCCGGTCTATGACTATCCATGGCGACCCGGGTTGAAACCTGTTTCCAAAATAGAAGAACTGAATGCCTGGCTTCAGAATTTTACGCAAGAGAATGGATATGTCTATCTTGATTATTTTGACTCTTTGCATGATAAAAATAAGGCATTGCCGAAAAAATTTTCCGAAGATGGAGTGCATCCTAATTCCATCGCATATCGAATCATGGCGCCTTTAGCTATAGAAGCTATCAAAAAGGCAATAAGAGAAAATTAG
- a CDS encoding M28 family metallopeptidase, whose amino-acid sequence MRKIWFLALPALLAACSAQNKKIENVDPMEYANTITSEELKEHLYTFASDEFEGRETGEPGQKMAAEYLKNEYKSLNLPSPIGGDDYYQEVPVSYFRRGNVKPTENVVAFLKGSEKPDEILVISSHYDHVGMDDEGNVYNGADDDGSGTVGVLEIAEAFVEASKDGYTPKRSILFLNVTGEEKGLVGSKFYTDEPIFPLANTVANLNIDMIGRIDPDHEGKEDYVYLIGSDKLSTDLHELSENVNSKFVNMDLDYKYNDENDPNRFYYRSDHYNFAKNNIPIIFYFNGTHADYHKMTDTPDKIEYDLLAKRAQLVFLTAWEIANRDERIVVDKPIEKDSE is encoded by the coding sequence ATGAGAAAAATTTGGTTTCTGGCTTTACCTGCCCTTTTAGCCGCATGTAGCGCCCAAAACAAGAAGATCGAGAACGTAGATCCTATGGAATATGCTAACACGATCACTTCCGAAGAGCTTAAAGAACATCTTTACACTTTTGCCAGTGATGAATTCGAAGGTCGGGAGACTGGAGAACCTGGTCAGAAAATGGCTGCAGAATATCTTAAGAACGAATATAAAAGTCTCAACCTGCCTTCTCCAATTGGCGGTGATGACTATTACCAGGAAGTACCTGTAAGTTATTTTAGAAGAGGGAATGTGAAACCAACAGAAAATGTCGTTGCCTTTTTAAAAGGTTCTGAAAAGCCTGATGAGATTCTTGTCATTTCTTCTCACTATGATCATGTTGGAATGGACGATGAAGGAAATGTTTATAATGGTGCAGATGATGATGGTTCTGGTACCGTTGGGGTTCTTGAAATCGCAGAAGCTTTTGTTGAAGCAAGTAAAGATGGATACACTCCAAAACGTTCTATTCTTTTCCTGAATGTAACAGGTGAAGAAAAAGGACTTGTTGGTTCTAAATTTTATACAGATGAGCCAATTTTCCCACTTGCTAATACGGTGGCAAACCTTAATATCGATATGATTGGTAGAATCGATCCTGATCATGAAGGGAAAGAAGACTACGTATATCTAATTGGAAGTGATAAGTTAAGCACAGATCTTCATGAATTAAGTGAGAACGTGAACTCTAAATTTGTGAATATGGATCTTGACTATAAGTATAACGACGAGAACGATCCAAACAGATTCTATTACCGAAGTGACCACTATAATTTCGCCAAAAACAACATTCCGATCATTTTCTATTTTAATGGGACTCATGCCGATTATCATAAAATGACCGATACTCCAGATAAGATCGAATACGACCTCTTAGCCAAACGTGCACAACTGGTATTCCTTACCGCGTGGGAGATCGCTAATCGTGATGAGAGAATCGTAGTTGATAAACCGATCGAAAAAGATTCAGAATAA
- a CDS encoding protein-L-isoaspartate(D-aspartate) O-methyltransferase, with protein sequence MKDTYRHQGKRQQLVRTVEKKGITDKKVLAAIGKIPRHLFMDSSFEDHAYQDKAFPIAADQTISQPYTVAFQSELLELKPGEKVLEVGTGSGYQTAVLCLLGAKVYSIERQRELYKKTKTFLTKIGYRPKYLSFGDGYKGIPEYAPYDKIIVTAGAPEVPMDLLSQLKVGGRLVIPVGTDVQIMTLFIRKSPKEFDKTEYGNFRFVPLLQNKN encoded by the coding sequence TTGAAAGATACTTACAGACATCAGGGAAAAAGACAGCAATTAGTAAGAACGGTGGAGAAAAAGGGAATCACCGATAAGAAAGTGCTGGCTGCCATTGGAAAGATCCCAAGGCATCTGTTCATGGATAGCAGTTTTGAAGATCATGCATACCAGGATAAGGCATTTCCAATTGCGGCAGATCAAACTATTTCACAACCTTATACGGTTGCATTTCAATCTGAACTTCTGGAATTAAAGCCGGGTGAAAAGGTGCTCGAAGTTGGAACTGGTAGTGGTTATCAAACGGCGGTTCTTTGCCTGCTTGGCGCTAAGGTTTATAGTATTGAAAGACAAAGGGAATTATATAAAAAGACCAAAACCTTTCTAACCAAGATCGGTTACAGACCTAAATATCTGAGTTTTGGGGATGGTTATAAAGGAATCCCGGAATATGCACCTTATGACAAGATCATTGTTACGGCTGGAGCACCAGAAGTTCCTATGGATCTGCTGAGTCAGTTAAAAGTCGGGGGGCGCCTGGTCATCCCGGTAGGAACAGATGTGCAGATCATGACCCTGTTCATTCGGAAATCTCCAAAAGAGTTTGATAAAACCGAATATGGGAACTTCAGATTTGTTCCATTGCTTCAAAATAAAAATTAG
- a CDS encoding Gfo/Idh/MocA family oxidoreductase, whose product MLKAGVLGAGHLGKIHLKLLQQSEKYDLIGFYDANAENAKKISEEFGYKMYENLDELIADADVIDVVTPTLAHFDVAKKVITAGKHLFIEKPITNTYEEAEELIELAKEHEVKGQVGHVERFNPAFQAVKDRIENPMFIEAHRLAEFNPRGTDVPVVLDLMIHDIDAVMSVVRSEVVKINASGVSVISDTPDIANARIEFANGCVANLTASRISMKNMRKSRFFQRDAYISVDFLEKKCEVVKMKDAPQDPDDFAMILQNAEGVKKQIYFDNPDVSANNAILEELESFAEAIHNNTEPVVTMQQAANALKVANQVIANFNI is encoded by the coding sequence ATGCTGAAAGCAGGAGTTCTAGGTGCAGGTCACCTGGGGAAAATTCATCTTAAATTATTACAGCAGTCAGAAAAATATGATCTCATCGGGTTTTATGATGCGAATGCTGAAAATGCAAAAAAGATCTCAGAAGAATTTGGCTACAAAATGTATGAGAATCTTGATGAACTTATTGCAGATGCAGATGTGATTGATGTGGTTACTCCTACCCTCGCGCATTTTGATGTTGCAAAAAAAGTGATTACTGCCGGTAAACATTTATTCATTGAAAAACCAATTACCAACACCTACGAGGAAGCAGAAGAACTCATCGAACTTGCTAAAGAACATGAAGTAAAAGGACAGGTTGGTCACGTAGAAAGATTCAATCCAGCATTTCAGGCGGTTAAAGATCGCATTGAAAACCCAATGTTCATTGAAGCGCATCGCTTGGCTGAATTTAATCCTCGTGGAACAGATGTGCCGGTTGTGCTCGATCTTATGATCCACGATATCGATGCGGTAATGAGTGTAGTAAGATCTGAAGTAGTAAAGATCAATGCCAGCGGAGTTTCGGTAATCAGCGACACTCCAGATATTGCGAACGCGCGTATAGAGTTCGCAAATGGTTGTGTGGCAAATCTTACCGCGAGCAGGATCTCTATGAAGAACATGAGAAAATCGAGATTCTTTCAGCGTGATGCATATATTTCAGTAGATTTTCTGGAGAAAAAATGCGAGGTCGTGAAAATGAAGGATGCTCCACAAGATCCAGATGATTTCGCAATGATCCTACAGAATGCTGAAGGAGTGAAAAAGCAGATCTATTTTGATAACCCAGATGTTTCAGCCAACAACGCCATTCTTGAAGAACTGGAAAGTTTTGCTGAAGCTATCCATAATAACACCGAACCAGTGGTTACCATGCAACAGGCGGCAAATGCCCTTAAAGTTGCCAACCAGGTGATCGCCAATTTTAATATTTAA
- a CDS encoding 3-hydroxybutyryl-CoA dehydrogenase — protein MKNIAVIGAGTMGNGIAHTFAQSGYKVHLIDISEDSLKRGMDTISKNLDRMVSKEKITEDDKNDTLSNVSTFTSIAEGVKGVDLVVEAATENTDLKLKIFKDLDANTGGKTILATNTSSISITQIAAAVSNPERVIGMHFMNPVPIMKLVEIIRGYNTSDEITNTIMELSKKLNKVPVEVNDYPGFVANRILMPMINEAIETLYNGVAGVYEIDTVMKLGMAHPMGPLQLADFIGLDVCHSILEVMYDGFKNPKYAPCPLLTNMVRAGKIGVKSGEGFYDYSESRKAEKVSEQFNS, from the coding sequence ATGAAAAATATTGCCGTAATAGGAGCCGGAACAATGGGAAATGGTATCGCACATACCTTTGCCCAAAGCGGATATAAAGTACATTTGATCGATATTTCTGAAGATAGCCTGAAACGAGGAATGGATACTATTTCCAAAAACCTTGATCGTATGGTGTCCAAAGAAAAGATCACCGAAGATGATAAAAATGACACACTTTCTAACGTTAGTACTTTCACCAGCATTGCTGAAGGAGTTAAAGGTGTAGACCTTGTTGTTGAGGCTGCCACAGAAAACACAGACCTTAAACTTAAGATCTTTAAGGATCTTGACGCAAATACTGGAGGCAAAACTATCCTGGCAACAAACACCAGTTCTATTTCGATCACCCAGATCGCCGCTGCAGTTTCTAATCCTGAAAGAGTGATTGGAATGCACTTTATGAATCCTGTGCCAATCATGAAGTTAGTAGAGATCATTCGCGGTTACAACACCAGCGATGAAATCACCAATACGATTATGGAGCTTTCGAAGAAACTAAATAAAGTACCGGTAGAAGTAAACGATTACCCTGGATTTGTCGCAAACAGAATTCTAATGCCAATGATCAACGAGGCGATCGAAACTCTTTACAATGGAGTTGCCGGAGTTTACGAGATTGATACTGTGATGAAACTTGGAATGGCACATCCTATGGGACCACTGCAACTGGCAGATTTTATTGGTCTTGACGTTTGTCACTCCATTCTCGAAGTAATGTATGATGGCTTTAAAAACCCTAAATATGCACCTTGCCCACTACTTACCAACATGGTTCGTGCAGGTAAGATAGGTGTTAAATCTGGTGAAGGTTTCTATGATTATTCTGAAAGTAGAAAAGCTGAAAAAGTTTCAGAACAATTTAACAGCTAG
- a CDS encoding DUF1015 domain-containing protein, with protein MTKILPFKAVRPAREFAGLVASRSYEDYNEEELKAQLEFNPYSFLHIINPGYKFQHEIGGEKRFGMVKNRYLEFREDCTFIQDELPSYYIYKIHTRDGDCCGIIAAASVEDYENNIIKRHEDTIAHREELFKEYLKVVGFNTEPVLLTYPDDPVINELLEERMRSRPEYEFATANKEIHSLWLIDEPENIEKIKQQFAAIEQLYIADGHHRSASSWLLAKESRDQNPDHTGKEAYNFFMSYLISESNLRIFEFSRLIKDLNGHSKEEFLILLDEWFRIENRGIDIYKPSKKHHFNMYLDGEFYSLYLRKHNAKFTDSLSELDSYILYEKILKPILGIEDLRYDKRIAYIHGRNDLIELKTRVDSGEFEVGFGMLPAGIEEIKQIADENLTMPPKSTYIEPKLRSGLTIYEF; from the coding sequence TTGACAAAAATACTACCTTTTAAAGCGGTTCGCCCGGCAAGAGAATTTGCCGGGCTTGTCGCATCCCGTTCTTATGAGGACTATAATGAAGAGGAATTGAAGGCTCAGCTGGAATTCAATCCTTATTCATTTCTACACATCATAAATCCCGGGTATAAATTTCAGCATGAGATTGGCGGTGAAAAGCGATTTGGAATGGTCAAGAACCGTTACCTCGAGTTTCGCGAAGACTGTACTTTTATACAGGATGAACTTCCCTCCTATTATATTTATAAGATTCATACCCGTGATGGGGATTGCTGCGGAATCATTGCAGCGGCAAGTGTTGAAGATTACGAAAACAACATCATCAAACGGCATGAAGATACCATAGCGCACCGTGAAGAGTTATTTAAGGAATACCTGAAGGTCGTTGGCTTTAATACAGAACCGGTACTGCTTACCTATCCAGATGATCCCGTGATCAATGAGTTGCTGGAGGAAAGAATGAGATCAAGGCCAGAATATGAATTTGCAACGGCGAATAAGGAAATCCATTCGCTATGGCTTATCGATGAACCTGAAAACATTGAAAAGATTAAGCAACAGTTTGCTGCGATCGAACAATTGTATATTGCAGATGGTCATCATCGTAGTGCATCCTCCTGGTTACTGGCGAAGGAAAGCAGAGATCAAAACCCTGACCATACAGGAAAAGAAGCCTATAATTTCTTTATGAGCTACCTCATCTCTGAAAGCAACCTTCGAATTTTCGAATTCAGCCGACTCATAAAAGACCTGAACGGACATTCAAAAGAAGAATTCCTGATCCTGCTGGATGAATGGTTCAGAATAGAAAATCGAGGGATCGATATTTACAAACCCTCCAAAAAGCATCATTTTAACATGTATCTGGACGGCGAGTTCTATTCTTTATACCTTCGGAAGCATAACGCAAAGTTTACAGATTCACTAAGTGAGCTGGATTCCTACATATTATACGAGAAAATTCTGAAGCCTATTTTGGGAATCGAAGATCTTCGTTACGACAAACGTATCGCGTATATTCATGGTCGCAATGATCTAATAGAATTAAAAACAAGGGTAGATAGCGGGGAATTTGAAGTCGGATTTGGAATGTTACCTGCCGGTATCGAAGAAATCAAGCAAATTGCCGATGAAAATTTGACCATGCCGCCAAAAAGTACTTATATTGAGCCGAAATTGCGAAGTGGTCTTACCATTTATGAATTTTGA
- a CDS encoding YggS family pyridoxal phosphate-dependent enzyme, giving the protein MSVSENIKKYRSELPEDVKLVAISKTKPNEDLMEAYEAGQRIFGENKIQEMTDKWEELPKDIEWHMVGHVQRNKVKYMAPYVNLIHAVDSLKLLKEINKRAKQNERSIDCLLQIKIAEEDSKFGISRQEAREILESEAYAEMNHVNIVGLMGMATFTEDEKQVRQEFDRLKSAFDDFSQDFPELKEISMGMSGDYKIALDCGSTMVRIGSSIFGERNYN; this is encoded by the coding sequence ATGAGTGTTTCAGAAAATATAAAAAAATACAGAAGTGAACTTCCTGAGGATGTGAAGCTGGTCGCTATTTCCAAGACCAAGCCCAACGAAGATCTTATGGAAGCTTATGAAGCTGGTCAACGAATTTTTGGAGAGAACAAGATCCAGGAAATGACCGATAAATGGGAAGAACTTCCCAAAGATATTGAATGGCATATGGTTGGTCACGTACAGCGCAATAAAGTGAAGTACATGGCACCCTATGTGAACCTGATTCACGCGGTGGATAGCCTTAAATTATTGAAGGAGATCAACAAACGCGCTAAACAGAATGAACGTTCCATCGATTGTTTATTACAGATCAAGATCGCTGAAGAGGATTCAAAATTCGGGATCAGCAGGCAGGAAGCTCGTGAGATACTGGAATCTGAAGCTTATGCTGAAATGAATCATGTCAATATCGTTGGATTAATGGGAATGGCAACATTTACTGAAGATGAGAAACAAGTTCGCCAGGAATTTGATCGTTTAAAGTCCGCTTTCGATGATTTTAGCCAGGATTTCCCTGAACTTAAAGAGATCTCTATGGGTATGAGCGGCGATTACAAAATTGCCCTTGATTGCGGTTCTACCATGGTGAGAATTGGCAGCAGCATCTTTGGAGAACGCAACTATAATTAA